The Colias croceus chromosome 3, ilColCroc2.1 genome includes a region encoding these proteins:
- the LOC123690742 gene encoding ER membrane protein complex subunit 4: protein MSVTKSNKKFKWALDFNQKPRSQTTELPFPPGYSQSTSANYAESSKDSDSNLLLIKKLWDVALGPLKQVPMNLFIMYMAGNSISIFPIMMVGMLIVRPIKALFSTQSTFKMVEGTQAAGQKLVYIFGNIVNIFLALYKFQSMGLLPTHSSDWLAFEEPLTRVEHIGGGLSML from the exons atgtcGGTAACgaaatcaaacaaaaagttCAAATGGGCCTTAGATTTTAACCAAAA gcCTCGATCCCAGACAACAGAATTACCGTTTCCCCCAGGATATAGTCAATCGACAAGCGCAAACTATGCAGAATCGTCAAAAGATTCAGATTCAAACCTTCTCCTTATAAAGAAGCTTTGGGATGTCGCTTTGGGTCCTCTCAAACAAGTGCCTatgaacttatttattatgtatatggcTGGAAATTCAATTTCGATTTTCCCAATTATGATGGTGGGTATGCTTATTGTTCGTCCCATCAAGGCACTGTTCTCGACTCAAAGTACATTCAAAATGGTGGAAGGCACTCAAGCAGCTGGACAAAAATTGGTTTACATCTTTGGAAATAttgtcaatatatttttagctcTTTATAAGTTCCAAAGTATGGGATTACTTCCTACACATTCTAGTGACTGGTTGGCATTCGAAGAACCATTAACAAGAGTAGAACACATAGGAGGTGGTTTATCAATGTTATAA